From the genome of bacterium:
TCCCGGCTCGGCTTAAATCTCGGGACTTTCTTTGTCGGAATTCTGATTTCTTGTTTAGTTAGTGGATTCCGACCCATTCGGGCCGCCCTCTTGGAAACCGAGAAACTTCCAAATCTAACAAGGGCCACACGTTTGCCTTTTGAAAGAGCCTTCGTAATTTCATCGGTAATTGCTTCAAACGCGAGAGTCGCGGTACGGTTTGGTATGCCTGCCTTATCGGCAACTATCTTAATCAACTCACCTTTTGTCAGAGTTTCGTAATGGTGCACCGATCCTCCTTTAACGGTCTTAATTGGTTGAGCCAAAAAATCGCATAAAGAAAAAAACAGCAATAGCGATCTCAAAGAATAAGGAAATAAATGAACCGATCCGAAAAGTGTTTGCCCAATCTCGAATTGAATCCCAATTGATTTGTTCTTCTGGTTTCAGATCATCCCACTCTTTTCTTTGATGTCGATATCTAAGATGAAGCCGATGTGATTGCATCTCGGCATGAAGTGTCGATAAAGACAGACCAGCCGTGAATAATCCGAATACACACGAAAGCATAATAAGTAATAACCCCACGCCATCTCCGGCGATGTCTTCTCGATTTTTAACCATAAAGTCCACAAGGAAAGCAACAACCGCAACACTTGCTGTTACGAAGAAGTACGTTAACTTTTGTTTCATCTCTAGAAACCTTTCAACCTGAGCATCCAGTTTCAGATCGTATTCTGACGGTTCTCGTCGGGCAGGCTGTAGCGTTGATTGTTCACTACTGGAAATAAGATCCTTTGGTGGAGGGATTTCTTTTTCTTCGCTCATTTCATTTTTTCCAATACCTCTTAGTTCAGGTATGGTTTTACGGCTTGCAGTCTCTTTTTGACAAACTCGTATCGTGTCAAAAGTATCGGATCCGTAAGTTGTCTTTGCTTCTCAAGACCCGCATAAAGGCTGTGAGCTTTCCAGTAGTCTTAACAACAGAAAAGACCAAGCTAATTCCCTTTATTTTTCGAAAACTCGCCGACGTTTCCTTCTGGGTCTATTGCAAATCTGGCGGTCGCTTTCTTTCCTTTTATAAAACTATCAAAGTGATCAATCGCTGAACGAAGCCTTTTCCTGGCGCCCTTATCCTGACCTGAAAAATAAAGTTGATACGCCTCTTCGGTCTCATTATATGCGAGATTCAAAAATTGGACGTTCTCCCGGCCTTTAAACTGACGGAACAAATAATCAAAATCTGTTTTTATTTGTTCAAAGCTTTTTAATAGATCCATTTCATCTTCAGCGGGAAACTCCGGTGCATAAGCAAAAACGTATCGGAAAAAGTCCGAGAGCGCTTGTGTTCTCGCCTTTAAAGAATTTGGCCTGATCATTTTTTGAATTTAGGTCCTACTCGGGGCCTGATAATTTCCACCTTATATCCACCGGTGAAAGTGTGAAAATCTCGTGGCTGTGGATCTGTGAGAAGTTTATCACCTATTGTTCCATCAAACACTCTTCTCGTAGTGTTTAATCTTAGATCTGGCACCCTAAACTTTCCAGAACCAGACGGATCATATAATCTACGATTGACCATCACCTCCGGCCCAGGCTCACGGAAAATTCCATATTTTGGTAAGGAATTTCGAAGCCTTGCCCTCGCAATTGCATCAACTTCCTGACCCAAGATTGTCTCCCAGTTCATACTAGGATGGATTGGAAACTCACCCTCATTAAATCTTTTGACTGTTTGAAGCCAAGCGTCATTGTAATAACGCTGGTAATTTCTCGCAATGATGCTGTCAAGATGAAGCATTGGGAGCTTATTCGATGTCGCCAAGATAGGATTGCCCAACGCTAATCTGATCGGCGCTCCCTCAAAAAATGCAACCGGCACTACTGCGGTGAAAAACAATTCCAGGCCAGCGCCCATCATGTCAACAGGTGCTTTTGCTTGCAGGATGCCTTGCGCCAATTGAGCATGATCGCTATTTCCCTTTTGCGGAAAAGTTCTATTTGCAATTCGTGCCGCTATTGCATCCGCTTCAGACCAGGAAACACTGTGTTCAAGTGCATTGGTTGTGCAATTGAACATTGTGCGATGATCACGTCCGTATTCAGCACAATGGGAAGTGGTTGACAACAAAACGGACGGCCAGTTTTCATCGGGGCTCATGATGTCTCTATTCTGTAGAGCCATTCTTCCGATCGGGTCGCCATTGTCATAACCATTTATGTATTTCCACTCTTCGACGTGCAAGTCGTCCGGAAGCGCCTGAAGAGCACCTGCATCAGTTCCTTCAGAATCACGCAGCGACAATGGATTATTGTGGGCGAAAGCATAGAGATTTGGACCTGTGCCGTAGTGTTCCGGATCAACCGAGATAAATTGGAATGTCTCTGTGTCCAGCAAGCGCGCCCTGAGGTAATACATTCTTAGTTCCGGTTCATAACGCGCACCCTGGAAAGTGAGCAAATTGTCGACCGTCGATTTCGAATGGATTTTTTCTCCGGTGTATAGATCTGAAACTGCAGCAACGAATACTTCAGCACCGGCTGTGTAATTTGCAAAAATGCGGAACGGCGTCAGGCTGCGAAGCGATAAATCTTGTGCTGTTTCGGTGACTCGGATCTCGATTTGCTCGCCTGCTTGCGGGAGGTTTTGACCGAATGCCCAGCGCATTTTTGTCTTTTCGGCGTCTAAGAAGGAAGCCGTGCCAGTCAGCGCCCCGTCATTTACTAGAACGCTGGAAAGCGCGGTATTCGTCATCTCTTCTGAGAAGTCGAACTCCAGCGCAGAGCCATCTGTGGTTATCTTTACACGAAGGATTTGAGGCGGCTCGGTGTCTGCGGTAACTCTAAAATCACCATAAGCTTTGTAGTAATAGCGCTCAACCACCTGACCCGACTCGTTGGTAAGGCTCGTTACATTTCCATTGTCATCAGTAGCGTAAAAAAGCGTCCTGTTGGTCGGATCCGTTGTGTTGCGGAACATTGCCACAGGACGATCGATTCCCTGATAGACGTAGCTGAATGTTTCCTGGTCACTATTGCCATCTCTCTCCTGAATGATGTCTTTACCAAAGTTGACGTATCGCGTCTTCTGGCCATTTGCAGCTTTGATGATTCTCCGGCCCAGCGCGTCGTATGTGTAATTGATACTATTCGTTTGCTGCCCTGATGAGCTGAAGGTTGTCGCCGTCACCGGTAAATTTTTGAAGTCAAATTGTATTCGCCGCTGCGTATTACCGTTTCCATAGCGCTTCTCAATTTGATTTCCATTCGCATCGTAATCATGGTTTGCGAGCGCCGTTTGCGTTGCTTCGTCTAAAATATTTCCCGGCTGATTTTCCTGATCAAATTCAAATCTCTTCGGAAGGTCTGCTTCAATGTACCGATTGATACGATCTGCATTATCCTGATCAAATTTTTCTGATAACAAAGAGAAGTTTGGCTTGGAGCTAAACGAGCCTTGCGGGTACAGTTTGTTTGATTCCTTCAATTGCGCCGGCAATTTGGAGGTGTATGTAAATGTCTCCAGGATATTGCCGCGTGAAAGATTAGTTCGCGATGTCTTATAATTGGCATCATTGTAAGCAACCCCAATTCCATCAAAAAGTGTTTGCTGGCCGTT
Proteins encoded in this window:
- a CDS encoding HU family DNA-binding protein, which encodes MTKGELIKIVADKAGIPNRTATLAFEAITDEITKALSKGKRVALVRFGSFSVSKRAARMGRNPLTKQEIRIPTKKVPRFKPSRELKKRVSRK